A stretch of Leisingera sp. S132 DNA encodes these proteins:
- a CDS encoding FAD-binding oxidoreductase has translation MRRIFSGYAYGPGPRSNCWWDETIPAPDWPVLEGETAADVAIIGGGFTGVSAALHLAESGASVVLLEAETPGWGASGRNGGFCCLGGSKLSSGAMRRVFGKPAADAYDASEVAAVDLVDQLLETHGISADTHSRGETQLAHNEKAARRLSAIAKEMRKAGEEQEFLSRRQLADHGLNGRFHAALTTPVGFALNPRKYLFGLAAAAANAGARLYQRSPARSIRHAGSGYEIETNNGPLKASKVIIATNGYSSEDLPDWLAGRYMPAQSTVMVTRPLTETELQAQGWFSHQMAYDTRNLLHYFRLMPDNRLLFGMRGGLLSSPRAEAGIRRKLRQDFEAMFPEWHQVETTHCWSGMVCLSRNLVPFIGPVPGHPGLFAGLCYHGNGVAMGSYAGRILSDLVQDIQPELPYSPAVHKLPRFPFGRTRRLLMPPAYAVLGLMD, from the coding sequence ATGCGCCGGATCTTCTCCGGCTATGCCTATGGTCCCGGCCCGCGCAGCAACTGCTGGTGGGACGAGACCATCCCGGCACCGGACTGGCCTGTTCTGGAAGGAGAAACTGCCGCCGATGTGGCGATCATCGGCGGCGGCTTTACTGGAGTATCAGCGGCCCTGCATTTGGCTGAAAGCGGTGCCTCAGTAGTCCTGCTGGAAGCAGAAACTCCCGGCTGGGGCGCCTCCGGGCGCAATGGCGGGTTCTGCTGCCTTGGCGGCTCGAAACTGTCGAGCGGCGCAATGCGCAGGGTTTTCGGCAAGCCCGCCGCTGACGCCTATGACGCCAGCGAAGTGGCCGCTGTGGACCTTGTAGACCAACTGCTGGAAACACACGGCATCAGCGCCGACACCCATTCGCGCGGGGAAACCCAGCTGGCCCACAATGAGAAAGCCGCACGCCGTCTGTCAGCCATTGCAAAGGAAATGCGGAAAGCTGGTGAAGAGCAGGAGTTTCTCTCCCGTCGCCAGCTGGCTGATCACGGCCTTAACGGCAGGTTTCATGCCGCGCTGACAACACCGGTGGGCTTTGCGCTGAACCCGCGCAAATACCTGTTCGGCCTGGCCGCCGCCGCCGCGAATGCCGGTGCAAGACTGTACCAGCGGAGCCCCGCCCGCTCTATCAGACATGCCGGCAGCGGATATGAAATAGAGACGAATAATGGACCCTTGAAGGCATCCAAGGTCATCATCGCCACCAACGGTTATTCCTCGGAGGATTTGCCGGATTGGCTGGCCGGGCGGTACATGCCTGCACAATCCACGGTCATGGTGACCCGCCCCCTGACAGAAACAGAGCTGCAGGCGCAGGGCTGGTTTTCGCATCAGATGGCCTATGACACCCGCAACCTGCTGCACTACTTCCGCCTGATGCCGGACAACAGGCTCCTTTTCGGGATGCGCGGCGGGCTGTTGTCCTCTCCCCGGGCCGAAGCCGGAATCCGTCGCAAGCTAAGGCAAGACTTCGAGGCAATGTTCCCGGAGTGGCATCAGGTCGAAACCACCCATTGCTGGTCCGGCATGGTCTGCTTGTCGCGCAATCTGGTGCCTTTCATCGGGCCGGTGCCGGGTCATCCGGGCCTGTTTGCCGGTCTCTGCTACCACGGCAATGGCGTTGCAATGGGCAGCTATGCCGGGCGCATTCTCAGTGATCTGGTGCAGGATATTCAACCGGAGCTGCCCTATTCTCCGGCGGTGCACAAGTTGCCGCGGTTTCCATTTGGCCGCACCCGCCGGCTATTGATGCCGCCAGCCTATGCGGTTTTGGGTCTGATGGACTGA
- a CDS encoding ABC transporter permease subunit — protein MNRMSWFNAVSLTLGFAFLYIPMVILVIFSFNESKLVTVWAGFSTKWYGELLQNEAFLNAAWVTIKVAVFSSTMATVLGTIAAYVLVRGGRFMGRTLFSGMIYAPLVMPEVITGLSLLLLFIGIEPMISPIFLYAAEVWNPFIEGIDERMGWSLLEYLNIAEKFERGVLTIVLAHTTFAMCYVSVVVSSRLVTFDRSLEEAALDLGCSPAEAFRLVTLPIIAPAVISGWLLAFTLSLDDLVIASFTSGPSATTLPIKIFSAVRLGVSPEINALSTIMISIVTVGVITASLVTKHQVARQKREEQAAERT, from the coding sequence ATGAACCGTATGAGCTGGTTTAACGCCGTATCGCTGACCCTGGGCTTTGCCTTCCTCTACATCCCGATGGTCATTCTGGTGATCTTCAGCTTCAACGAAAGCAAGCTGGTCACCGTCTGGGCCGGGTTCTCGACCAAGTGGTACGGCGAATTGCTCCAGAATGAGGCGTTCCTGAACGCCGCCTGGGTGACCATCAAGGTGGCAGTGTTCTCCTCCACGATGGCGACCGTGCTGGGCACCATTGCCGCCTATGTGCTGGTGCGCGGCGGGCGGTTCATGGGGCGGACGCTGTTTTCCGGCATGATCTATGCGCCGCTGGTGATGCCCGAGGTGATCACCGGCCTGTCGCTGCTCCTGTTGTTCATCGGCATCGAACCAATGATCTCTCCGATTTTTCTCTACGCAGCCGAAGTTTGGAACCCGTTCATTGAAGGAATTGACGAGCGCATGGGATGGTCTCTCTTAGAGTATCTGAACATTGCGGAGAAATTTGAGCGCGGCGTTCTGACAATCGTGCTGGCGCATACCACATTTGCGATGTGCTATGTCTCAGTTGTGGTCTCTTCCAGGCTGGTGACCTTCGACCGCTCTCTGGAGGAAGCGGCTCTGGATCTGGGCTGTTCGCCGGCGGAGGCGTTCCGGCTGGTGACCCTGCCGATTATTGCGCCTGCGGTGATTTCCGGCTGGCTGCTGGCCTTCACCCTGTCCCTGGATGACCTGGTGATTGCCTCATTTACCTCCGGTCCCTCGGCCACCACCCTGCCGATCAAGATCTTCTCGGCCGTGCGCCTGGGCGTCAGCCCCGAAATAAACGCACTGTCGACCATCATGATCTCGATCGTCACCGTGGGCGTCATCACCGCCTCGCTGGTGACCAAGCACCAGGTGGCTCGGCAGAAGCGTGAGGAACAGGCTGCGGAGCGCACCTGA
- a CDS encoding ABC transporter permease subunit — protein MRRFVLIAIPYVWLLALFLVPFAIVLKISLSDYAVSIPPYVPQFDWAEGIAAFIAELDFENFVWLTEDDLYWKAYLSSLKIAVISTFFTLLAGYPIAYGMARAPEEWRPTLMMLVILPFWTSFLIRVYAWMGILSNEGFLNQFLMWTGIVSEPLTILNTNSAVYIGIVYTYLPFMILPVYSALERLDGSLIEAAEDLGCSRLTAFWLVTIPLSKTGIIAGSFLVFIPVLGEFVIPYLLGGSDTLMIGKVLWEEFFSNRDWPVASAVAVVLLLLLVVPIVLFQRHQQKQQEAEQ, from the coding sequence ATGCGCCGCTTTGTCCTGATTGCCATCCCCTATGTCTGGCTTCTGGCCCTGTTCCTGGTGCCATTTGCCATCGTGCTTAAAATCTCCCTGTCTGACTATGCGGTGTCGATCCCGCCCTATGTCCCGCAGTTCGACTGGGCCGAAGGCATCGCTGCCTTCATCGCGGAACTGGATTTCGAGAACTTCGTCTGGCTTACCGAAGATGACCTATATTGGAAGGCCTACCTCAGTTCCCTGAAGATTGCGGTTATCTCGACCTTTTTCACTCTGCTGGCCGGCTACCCCATCGCCTATGGCATGGCGCGCGCACCGGAAGAATGGCGCCCCACCCTGATGATGCTGGTGATCCTGCCCTTCTGGACGTCCTTCCTGATCCGCGTCTATGCGTGGATGGGCATCCTGTCGAACGAGGGGTTCCTCAATCAGTTTCTGATGTGGACAGGGATTGTTTCCGAACCGCTGACCATCCTCAACACCAATTCCGCGGTCTACATCGGCATCGTCTATACCTATCTGCCGTTTATGATCCTGCCGGTCTATTCGGCGCTCGAACGGCTGGACGGCTCGCTGATCGAGGCGGCAGAGGACCTTGGCTGCTCGCGCCTCACCGCCTTCTGGCTGGTGACAATTCCGCTGTCCAAAACAGGCATCATCGCCGGCAGTTTCCTGGTCTTCATTCCGGTGCTGGGTGAGTTTGTGATCCCTTATCTGCTGGGCGGTTCCGACACTCTGATGATCGGCAAGGTGCTGTGGGAGGAGTTCTTCTCCAACCGCGACTGGCCGGTGGCCTCTGCGGTGGCGGTGGTGCTGCTCTTGCTGCTGGTGGTCCCGATCGTGCTGTTCCAACGCCATCAACAGAAACAGCAGGAGGCAGAGCAATGA
- a CDS encoding ABC transporter ATP-binding protein, giving the protein MTASVFEPWNDPEAKPLIHFQNVTKRYGEFTAIDNLTIGIYEREFYALLGPSGCGKTTLMRMLAGFETPTEGKIFLAGQDIAPVPPNKRAVNMMFQSYALFPHLSVWENIAFGLKREKMPKHDIDDRVEAMLKLTRLEKFARRKPHQISGGQRQRVALARSLAKHPKLLLLDEPLGALDKKLRQDTQFELMDIQEKTGTTFVIVTHDQEEAMTVASRVAVMDHGKIIQVATPDRIYENPNSVYVADFIGDVNLIEGTAKPSGSDAYAMSWHEGHAPLTVKSPNAFSDGQKCHLAIRPEKVAISAEQPAGADNAVQGRILDIAYLGNISTYHVELPTGAVIKAQTANTRRIARRAFTWEDTVWLSWTATAGVLLAD; this is encoded by the coding sequence TTGACTGCTTCCGTATTCGAACCTTGGAATGATCCTGAGGCTAAGCCCTTGATTCACTTCCAGAACGTCACCAAACGTTATGGTGAATTCACCGCCATCGACAACCTGACCATCGGCATCTACGAGCGGGAGTTCTATGCGCTGCTTGGTCCGTCCGGCTGCGGCAAGACCACACTGATGCGGATGCTGGCCGGGTTCGAGACCCCGACTGAAGGCAAGATTTTCCTGGCAGGCCAGGATATCGCACCGGTGCCGCCGAACAAGCGGGCCGTGAACATGATGTTCCAGTCCTATGCGCTGTTCCCGCATCTATCGGTCTGGGAAAACATCGCCTTTGGATTGAAACGCGAGAAAATGCCAAAGCACGACATCGACGACCGTGTTGAGGCGATGCTGAAATTGACCCGGCTGGAGAAATTCGCCCGCCGCAAGCCGCATCAGATTTCCGGCGGCCAGCGCCAGCGTGTTGCCCTCGCCCGTTCACTTGCCAAACACCCGAAGCTGCTGCTGCTCGATGAACCGCTGGGCGCGCTGGACAAGAAGCTGCGCCAGGACACCCAGTTTGAACTGATGGACATTCAGGAGAAAACCGGCACCACCTTTGTGATCGTGACCCACGACCAGGAAGAGGCAATGACCGTGGCCTCCCGCGTGGCAGTAATGGATCACGGCAAGATCATCCAGGTGGCGACACCGGACCGGATCTATGAAAATCCAAACTCTGTCTATGTCGCCGATTTCATTGGCGACGTGAACCTGATCGAAGGCACGGCCAAGCCCAGCGGCAGCGACGCATACGCCATGTCCTGGCACGAAGGCCACGCTCCTTTGACGGTGAAGTCGCCGAATGCATTCTCCGATGGTCAAAAATGCCATCTGGCTATCCGGCCTGAGAAAGTAGCGATCAGTGCCGAACAGCCGGCCGGGGCGGACAACGCCGTCCAGGGCCGCATTCTGGATATCGCCTATCTGGGCAATATCTCCACTTACCATGTGGAACTGCCCACCGGCGCGGTGATCAAGGCGCAGACCGCCAACACCCGCCGTATCGCCCGCCGCGCCTTTACCTGGGAAGACACTGTCTGGCTGTCCTGGACCGCCACGGCAGGCGTTCTGCTGGCCGACTGA
- a CDS encoding polyamine ABC transporter substrate-binding protein: MTLKTMTMTAVVALGTAAAATAEEVRVYNWSDYIDEGLLEKFEKETGIDLIYDVFDSNEVLETKMLAGGSGYDVVVPTGSFMARQIQAGAFQKLDPSKLPNKGNMWDAIEERTGKYDPGNEYSINYMWGTTGIGVNVAKVKEVLGEDAPIDSLELVFNPANMEKLASCGVHFLDAPDEMIPAALKYIGEDPNSMDADVVAKAEPVLLAVRPYITKFHSSEYINALANGDICVAFGWSGDILQARDRAAEAENGVEIEYNAPKEGALMWFDQMTIPVDAPNPEGAHKFLNFIMDAQNMAAASNYVYYANGNKASQEFLEEDVIGDPAIYPNEETVQNLYIKESYPAKVQRKATRMWTKVKSGT, encoded by the coding sequence ATGACACTGAAAACGATGACCATGACCGCCGTCGTTGCCCTTGGCACGGCAGCCGCCGCCACGGCGGAAGAGGTTCGCGTCTACAACTGGTCGGACTATATCGACGAAGGCCTGCTGGAAAAGTTCGAGAAGGAAACCGGCATCGACCTGATCTACGACGTCTTTGACAGCAACGAGGTTCTGGAGACCAAGATGCTGGCGGGCGGCTCGGGCTATGACGTGGTGGTGCCGACCGGCTCCTTCATGGCGCGCCAGATCCAGGCCGGCGCCTTCCAGAAGCTGGACCCGTCGAAACTGCCGAACAAGGGGAACATGTGGGACGCGATCGAGGAGCGTACCGGAAAGTATGACCCCGGCAACGAATACTCCATCAACTATATGTGGGGCACCACGGGCATCGGCGTGAACGTCGCCAAGGTGAAGGAAGTTCTGGGGGAGGACGCTCCGATCGACTCCCTGGAACTGGTGTTCAACCCGGCCAACATGGAAAAGCTTGCAAGCTGTGGTGTGCATTTCCTGGACGCCCCGGATGAAATGATCCCGGCAGCACTGAAATACATCGGCGAAGATCCCAACAGCATGGACGCGGATGTGGTCGCCAAGGCTGAGCCGGTTCTGTTGGCCGTGCGACCCTATATCACCAAGTTCCACAGCTCGGAATACATCAACGCCCTGGCCAACGGTGACATCTGCGTAGCCTTTGGCTGGTCCGGCGACATCCTGCAGGCGCGCGACCGTGCCGCGGAAGCCGAGAACGGCGTCGAGATCGAATACAATGCCCCCAAGGAAGGCGCGCTGATGTGGTTTGACCAGATGACCATCCCGGTCGACGCCCCGAACCCGGAAGGCGCCCATAAGTTCCTGAATTTCATCATGGACGCGCAAAACATGGCCGCTGCGTCCAACTACGTTTACTACGCCAATGGCAACAAGGCGTCGCAGGAGTTCCTGGAAGAGGATGTGATCGGCGATCCCGCGATTTATCCGAACGAAGAAACTGTCCAGAACCTGTACATCAAAGAAAGCTATCCTGCGAAGGTGCAGCGCAAGGCCACCCGCATGTGGACCAAGGTCAAATCCGGCACCTGA
- a CDS encoding GntR family transcriptional regulator produces the protein MVQAGQNRGGNPQVTETTSPPAAAQENPAKLPAHEIVYQKLRAQILFGELVPGQAVTIQGLVETLEAGMTPVREAIRRLISDGALMFQGNRRVSVPLLGAEDLEELIFARKTIECELARRATVQISAAHIEELVAIDHALDKAIATGDVAGYLVQNYSFHTALYSHANAPILSDIADRLWLRFGPSLRVVSGRLGTQSFPDRHKDILDALRRQDPEMAALAMERDVFEGMEHVVQGLRAAN, from the coding sequence ATGGTGCAAGCTGGCCAAAATCGAGGAGGAAACCCCCAGGTGACAGAGACCACTTCACCGCCCGCTGCGGCGCAGGAAAACCCGGCAAAACTGCCCGCGCATGAGATCGTTTATCAGAAGCTGAGAGCGCAGATTCTGTTCGGGGAGTTGGTGCCGGGCCAGGCCGTGACTATCCAAGGTCTGGTCGAGACGCTGGAGGCCGGCATGACGCCAGTGCGCGAAGCGATCCGGCGGCTTATCTCCGATGGCGCGCTGATGTTCCAGGGGAACCGCCGGGTGTCTGTGCCGCTGCTGGGAGCCGAAGATCTTGAAGAGCTCATTTTTGCCAGAAAAACAATAGAGTGTGAGCTTGCGCGCCGAGCTACGGTACAGATAAGCGCAGCGCATATCGAGGAGCTGGTCGCCATCGATCATGCGCTCGACAAGGCAATCGCCACCGGTGACGTCGCGGGCTACCTGGTGCAGAACTACAGCTTTCACACGGCGCTTTATTCACACGCAAACGCGCCCATTCTAAGCGATATTGCCGACCGTCTTTGGCTGCGCTTCGGCCCTTCGCTGCGGGTGGTCAGCGGCCGCCTGGGAACGCAGAGCTTCCCGGACCGCCATAAAGACATCCTTGATGCGCTGCGGCGGCAGGACCCGGAGATGGCTGCTTTGGCGATGGAACGGGATGTTTTTGAAGGCATGGAGCATGTGGTTCAGGGATTGCGGGCCGCGAACTGA
- a CDS encoding aspartate aminotransferase family protein translates to MTVITNHMPTAELQALDAAHHMHPFTANGELSQKGARIITRADGVHLTDSEGHQILDAMAGLWCVNIGYGREELAEVAARQMRELPYYNTFFQTTHVPAIALAAKIAELAPGDLNNVFFAGSGSEANDTNIRMVRHYWALKGKPSKSVIISRKNAYHGSSVGSGSLGGMSGMHAQGGMPIPDIHHINQPNWWAEGGDMPQEEFGLQRARELEEAILELGEDRVAAFIAEPVQGAGGVIVAPDSYWPEIQRICDKYEILLIADEVICGFGRTGNWFGCETLNIRPDIMTIAKGLSSGYAPIGGSIVSDEVASVIAGDEFNHGYTYSGHPVAAAVALENLRILEEENILGHVRDVAAPYLKQKWEALTDHPLVGEAKIVGMMGSIALTPNKDTRAAFASDAGTVGYICRERCFANNLVMRHVGDRMIISPPLVITPEQIDVLIERAVKSLDECYAELKKQDLLHSA, encoded by the coding sequence ATGACCGTTATCACCAATCACATGCCGACAGCTGAGCTGCAGGCGCTGGACGCCGCCCACCACATGCATCCGTTCACCGCCAATGGTGAGCTGTCGCAGAAGGGCGCGCGCATCATCACCCGCGCGGATGGCGTGCACCTGACCGACAGCGAAGGCCATCAGATCCTCGATGCGATGGCGGGCCTTTGGTGCGTCAACATCGGCTATGGCCGCGAGGAGCTGGCAGAAGTGGCGGCCCGCCAGATGCGCGAGCTGCCCTATTACAACACCTTCTTTCAGACGACGCATGTGCCGGCCATCGCGCTGGCTGCGAAGATCGCCGAACTGGCGCCGGGTGACCTGAACAATGTGTTCTTTGCAGGCTCCGGGTCCGAGGCCAATGACACAAACATCCGCATGGTGCGCCACTACTGGGCGTTGAAGGGCAAGCCGTCGAAATCGGTGATCATCAGCCGCAAGAACGCTTATCACGGCTCCTCTGTCGGCAGCGGCTCTTTGGGCGGCATGAGCGGTATGCATGCCCAAGGCGGTATGCCGATCCCGGATATCCACCATATCAATCAGCCGAACTGGTGGGCCGAAGGCGGCGACATGCCCCAGGAAGAATTTGGCCTGCAGCGTGCGCGAGAACTGGAAGAGGCTATCCTGGAACTCGGCGAAGACCGTGTCGCGGCCTTCATTGCAGAGCCGGTGCAGGGTGCTGGCGGCGTCATTGTGGCACCGGACAGTTACTGGCCGGAAATCCAGCGGATCTGCGACAAGTATGAAATTCTGCTGATCGCGGACGAGGTGATCTGCGGGTTCGGGCGCACGGGTAACTGGTTTGGCTGCGAAACCTTGAACATCCGCCCTGATATCATGACCATCGCCAAGGGTCTCAGCTCCGGCTATGCGCCGATCGGCGGCTCGATTGTCAGCGATGAAGTTGCCTCAGTGATCGCGGGGGATGAGTTCAACCACGGCTACACCTACTCTGGCCACCCGGTGGCGGCCGCTGTTGCGCTGGAAAACCTGCGTATCCTAGAAGAGGAGAACATCCTCGGCCACGTGCGCGACGTGGCAGCGCCTTATCTCAAGCAGAAGTGGGAGGCTCTCACCGATCACCCGCTGGTGGGTGAGGCAAAGATTGTTGGGATGATGGGTTCGATTGCGCTGACCCCCAACAAGGACACCCGGGCCGCCTTCGCCTCTGATGCCGGGACCGTTGGATACATTTGCCGGGAGCGCTGCTTTGCCAACAATCTGGTGATGCGCCACGTGGGCGACCGGATGATCATCTCACCGCCGCTGGTGATCACGCCGGAGCAGATCGATGTGCTGATCGAGCGGGCCGTGAAATCGCTGGATGAATGCTACGCAGAACTGAAGAAGCAGGACCTGCTGCACAGCGCCTGA
- a CDS encoding ABC transporter ATP-binding protein yields the protein MADASNVDAFVEFERVQKSYDGENLVVKDLNLTMPKGEFLTMLGPSGSGKTTCLMMLAGFETATHGDIRLDGTSINNIPPHKRGIGMVFQNYALFPHMTIAENLSFPLEVRKMGKSEREEKVKRALDMVEMGAFGGRRPAQLSGGQQQRIALARALVFEPELVLMDEPLGALDKQLREKMQFEITHLAHRLGITVVYVTHDQTEALTMSDRVAVFDDGRIQQIAPPDQLYESPDNSFVAQFIGENNTLEGTVKEINNGIALVQLDDGELIDCKPVNVSRPGERTRVSIRPERVEYNKDRLQAGAHTLKAEVLEFIYMGDIFRTRLRVAGNDEFIIKTRNAPDQVRLQPGQQIEIGWLPEDCRALDA from the coding sequence TTGGCTGATGCGTCAAACGTTGATGCGTTCGTTGAATTCGAACGCGTCCAAAAGAGCTATGATGGCGAAAATCTCGTTGTCAAAGACCTCAACCTCACCATGCCCAAGGGTGAATTTCTGACCATGCTTGGCCCGTCCGGGTCCGGGAAAACCACCTGCCTGATGATGCTGGCTGGTTTCGAGACCGCGACCCATGGCGATATCCGTCTGGACGGGACATCGATCAACAACATTCCGCCGCACAAGCGCGGCATCGGCATGGTGTTCCAGAACTACGCCTTGTTCCCGCACATGACGATTGCGGAGAACCTCTCCTTCCCGCTGGAAGTCCGCAAAATGGGTAAGTCCGAGCGCGAGGAAAAGGTGAAGCGCGCTTTGGACATGGTGGAAATGGGTGCCTTTGGCGGCCGCCGTCCGGCACAGCTTTCGGGCGGCCAGCAGCAGCGGATCGCGCTGGCGCGTGCGCTGGTGTTTGAACCCGAACTGGTTTTGATGGACGAACCGCTGGGCGCGCTGGACAAGCAGCTGCGCGAAAAAATGCAGTTTGAGATCACCCATCTGGCCCACCGCTTGGGGATCACCGTGGTCTATGTGACCCACGACCAGACCGAGGCGCTGACCATGTCCGACCGCGTTGCCGTGTTCGACGATGGCCGCATCCAGCAGATTGCACCGCCGGACCAGCTGTATGAAAGCCCGGACAACAGCTTTGTGGCCCAGTTCATCGGCGAAAACAACACGCTCGAAGGCACCGTCAAGGAAATCAACAACGGTATCGCACTGGTTCAGCTGGACGATGGCGAATTGATTGACTGCAAGCCGGTCAACGTGTCCCGCCCCGGCGAGCGCACCCGCGTGTCAATCCGCCCGGAAAGGGTGGAATACAACAAGGACCGCCTGCAGGCAGGCGCTCATACGCTCAAGGCGGAAGTGCTGGAGTTCATCTATATGGGCGACATCTTCCGCACCCGTCTGCGGGTGGCCGGCAATGATGAGTTCATCATCAAGACCCGGAACGCTCCGGACCAAGTCCGTCTCCAGCCCGGTCAGCAGATCGAAATCGGCTGGCTGCCGGAAGACTGCCGCGCACTGGACGCCTGA
- a CDS encoding extracellular solute-binding protein, which translates to MKLSKLSALAMTTALCAPSAFAEEMANELTLVSWGGAYQASQQKAYVEPYLAANPDVKVIWDESSAEAVAKIRAMNEAGNVTWDLVDAVASDSMRLCDEGLAEEINHDEDLAAAPDGTPASEDFGDLIVSDCFVPQIVYSTTFGYRTDLIDTPDTVCAIFDTEKYPGKRSLQKRPIDNMEWALYCDGVAKDDIYDVLSTDEGVEQALAKLDTIKDQVVWWTAGAETPQLLADGEVVMGSTFNGRLFSAIAEQGQPIGMLWDMQSFDLDGWVVPAGLPADRKARVMDFLKFATDTQRLADQAAYISYGPARASSAPLVGKHAELGIDMAPHMPTDPANSANVHVYDYEWWADNRDDLNAKFQAWLAK; encoded by the coding sequence ATGAAACTCAGCAAACTGTCTGCATTGGCAATGACAACTGCCCTTTGCGCCCCTTCAGCTTTCGCTGAAGAAATGGCCAATGAGCTGACTCTGGTATCCTGGGGCGGCGCCTACCAGGCCAGCCAGCAAAAAGCCTATGTGGAGCCCTACCTGGCCGCTAATCCCGACGTGAAGGTGATCTGGGATGAAAGCTCTGCCGAAGCCGTGGCCAAGATCCGTGCCATGAATGAAGCCGGCAACGTGACCTGGGATTTGGTGGATGCCGTGGCCTCTGACTCCATGCGCCTTTGCGACGAAGGCCTGGCGGAAGAGATCAACCATGACGAGGATCTGGCTGCTGCTCCCGATGGCACCCCGGCGTCTGAAGACTTCGGCGACCTGATCGTCAGCGACTGCTTCGTTCCGCAGATCGTTTATTCAACCACCTTCGGCTATCGCACCGATCTGATCGACACGCCGGACACTGTCTGCGCAATCTTCGACACCGAGAAATACCCGGGCAAGCGCTCGCTGCAGAAGCGTCCGATCGACAACATGGAATGGGCGCTGTACTGCGATGGTGTGGCCAAGGATGACATCTACGACGTGCTGAGCACCGACGAAGGTGTTGAGCAGGCTCTGGCCAAACTCGACACCATCAAAGACCAAGTGGTCTGGTGGACCGCGGGCGCGGAAACCCCGCAGCTGCTGGCTGACGGCGAAGTGGTGATGGGCTCAACCTTCAACGGCCGCCTGTTCTCGGCGATTGCCGAACAGGGCCAGCCGATCGGCATGCTCTGGGACATGCAGTCCTTTGACCTCGACGGCTGGGTTGTTCCGGCGGGTCTCCCGGCAGACCGCAAGGCGCGCGTGATGGACTTCCTGAAGTTCGCCACCGACACCCAGCGTCTGGCTGACCAGGCGGCCTACATCTCCTACGGCCCGGCCCGCGCCTCCTCGGCGCCGCTGGTTGGCAAGCACGCCGAACTGGGCATCGACATGGCACCGCACATGCCGACCGACCCGGCGAACTCTGCCAACGTCCACGTCTATGACTACGAGTGGTGGGCGGACAACCGCGATGACCTGAACGCCAAGTTCCAGGCATGGCTGGCCAAGTAA